One window of the Methanomassiliicoccaceae archaeon DOK genome contains the following:
- a CDS encoding tyrosine-type recombinase/integrase, whose protein sequence is MGRHPFGEYADKYMESVRGVYAEETWKNRERRYKRMGRKLIELKEAGKITTTSPKSMTPEDVRVYILYCKERQSTADLVHEVNALRKILNFVDNHAVEVCLNHNPGLKPMFKGNRRKNVMSEDVYERILEKSKTIDPTDFNMVRAYTLVLMCINAGTRNKEIRFAGVRDLDTTSWIFEIVHVKGEETYGQPRKVPIPPEIRQLILTYLLARQKWLVDNSVKSQALFPSKDSADGFLSGNAIRKIKEVVEADLGIQFDLRECRRTFGQRYLDSDLDIESVSVLMGHASTKTTESFYSRKRMDKAVESAKRTWKDCGGQ, encoded by the coding sequence ATGGGCAGACACCCGTTTGGCGAATACGCGGACAAGTACATGGAATCGGTCCGTGGCGTGTATGCCGAAGAGACATGGAAGAACAGAGAACGTAGGTACAAGAGGATGGGCAGGAAGCTCATTGAGCTCAAGGAAGCAGGTAAGATAACCACAACGTCGCCGAAGTCGATGACCCCCGAGGACGTCCGTGTGTACATACTCTACTGCAAGGAGAGACAGAGCACGGCGGACCTCGTCCACGAGGTCAACGCCCTCAGGAAGATCCTCAACTTCGTCGACAACCACGCCGTGGAGGTCTGCCTCAACCACAACCCCGGACTGAAGCCCATGTTCAAGGGCAACAGGAGGAAGAACGTGATGTCGGAAGATGTCTATGAGAGGATCCTCGAGAAATCGAAGACGATCGATCCCACGGACTTCAACATGGTCAGGGCCTACACCCTGGTGCTGATGTGCATCAACGCCGGGACCAGGAACAAGGAGATCCGCTTCGCGGGAGTCCGTGACCTGGACACCACGTCATGGATCTTCGAAATAGTCCACGTCAAGGGAGAGGAGACATACGGCCAACCGAGGAAGGTCCCGATACCTCCGGAGATCCGCCAACTCATTCTGACGTACCTCCTGGCACGCCAGAAGTGGTTGGTGGACAATTCCGTGAAATCACAAGCGCTGTTCCCCTCGAAGGACAGCGCTGACGGGTTCCTCTCGGGCAATGCGATCAGGAAGATCAAGGAGGTGGTGGAAGCGGATCTCGGCATCCAATTCGATCTCCGCGAGTGCCGCAGAACGTTCGGCCAGAGATATCTGGACAGCGACCTGGACATCGAGTCCGTGAGCGTGCTCATGGGCCACGCGTCAACGAAGACGACCGAGAGCTTCTACAGCAGGAAGAGGATGGACAAGGCTGTCGAGAGTGCGAAGAGGACCTGGAAGGACTGTGGTGGACAATAA
- a CDS encoding AAA domain-containing protein, with protein sequence MDIQSAKDQVKDAIRSYLDKDPAGNYVIPRNRQRPIMLIGAPGLGKTAIMSQIAAELDIGYVGYTITHHTRQSAIGLPMIETREYGGVEHPITRYTMSEIVASVYEAMETQGRREGILFIDEVNCVSETLSAAMLDLLQNKKFGPHPIPSGWVLVAAGNPPEFNSSAREFDIATLDRIRVIDVEPDTDVWLKYAMSAGIHDAVTYYLQVKPQNLLRIENTPDGPVFVTPRGWEDLSMVLREHERLGLDVGVDLISQYVRYPEIAAEFKRYMDFHRKYSEDHDVDAILDGRAADPDTIAGAGAEEKISLISVIIGRLNSEAEEGMDLLELRRRLEGAGSGDLDRIRDDLRRSLEGNGTADSRRTAAYCLSALSGAGDADAAREDCRRALDDVRRRFDSHLGNAMSFMVSAFGQGQEPVSLLAGLIGCYSVVMFSDVDGPLYRYNEELLTSGRDRRLVEMTEGLRWQTRSRASPAKADAA encoded by the coding sequence ATGGACATTCAATCCGCCAAAGATCAGGTGAAGGACGCGATCCGCTCCTATCTGGACAAGGATCCCGCGGGGAACTACGTCATACCGAGGAACAGGCAGAGGCCGATAATGCTCATCGGCGCGCCCGGCCTGGGCAAGACGGCGATAATGTCGCAGATCGCGGCGGAGCTGGACATAGGCTACGTCGGGTACACCATCACCCACCACACCCGCCAGTCAGCCATCGGGCTCCCCATGATCGAGACCCGTGAGTACGGGGGCGTGGAGCACCCCATCACCAGGTACACAATGAGCGAGATAGTCGCCTCGGTGTACGAGGCCATGGAGACCCAGGGCCGCAGGGAGGGGATCCTGTTCATCGACGAGGTCAACTGCGTGTCCGAGACCCTCTCCGCCGCGATGCTGGACCTCCTGCAGAACAAGAAGTTCGGCCCGCACCCCATCCCGTCCGGATGGGTGCTCGTCGCGGCCGGGAACCCCCCGGAGTTCAACTCCTCCGCCAGGGAGTTCGACATCGCGACCCTGGACAGGATCAGGGTGATCGACGTCGAGCCCGACACGGACGTCTGGCTCAAGTACGCCATGAGCGCCGGGATCCACGACGCCGTCACGTACTACCTGCAGGTCAAGCCCCAGAACCTCCTCAGGATAGAGAACACCCCGGACGGCCCCGTCTTCGTGACGCCAAGAGGCTGGGAGGACCTGTCCATGGTCCTGAGGGAGCACGAGCGCCTCGGACTGGACGTAGGCGTGGACCTGATCTCGCAGTACGTCAGGTACCCCGAGATAGCGGCGGAGTTCAAGCGCTACATGGACTTCCACAGGAAGTACTCCGAGGACCACGACGTGGACGCCATCCTCGACGGCAGGGCCGCGGATCCAGACACGATCGCCGGCGCCGGGGCGGAGGAGAAGATCTCGCTGATCTCTGTGATCATAGGGAGGCTCAACTCCGAGGCCGAGGAGGGCATGGACCTGCTGGAGCTCCGGAGGAGGCTGGAGGGCGCAGGGTCAGGCGACCTGGACCGCATCAGGGACGACCTGAGGAGGTCCCTGGAGGGCAACGGGACCGCCGATTCGAGGCGCACGGCGGCGTACTGCCTGTCCGCGCTCAGCGGGGCCGGTGACGCCGACGCCGCCAGGGAGGACTGCCGCAGGGCGTTGGACGACGTCCGCAGAAGGTTCGACTCGCACCTCGGGAACGCCATGTCGTTCATGGTGTCGGCCTTCGGACAGGGCCAGGAGCCCGTCTCGCTGCTCGCCGGGCTGATCGGATGCTACAGCGTCGTGATGTTCTCGGACGTGGACGGCCCGCTGTACAGATACAACGAGGAACTGCTCACCTCGGGGCGCGACAGGCGCCTCGTGGAGATGACGGAGGGTCTGCGATGGCAAACAAGATCGAGAGCGAGCCCTGCGAAGGCGGACGCCGCATAA
- a CDS encoding alpha/beta fold hydrolase: protein MQKNNVKIMAVSAVVIVICLLASWQYTSVDEDSDDSRPFAEGLIGGDAAAAYELFAPELKAAYEPLGGAEYFGVLLSTLQYSTELQYGPYVSIGETYSPENGISCTPMTYTYSGALVWTHTGDDGVDAFYITPRELPNGNAVPEGIVETPVQVGADGMKPLDGVISSSGTSDHRVAAVLVSGSGPQGMDCVFGDNRIFQQIAWGLAQQGVDVLRYDDRTYAYPWDSVELGNSLDIGYETVDDAVSAAALLKGMGYEKVILIGHSLGGMMAPAIVQESDGLYDGMVSLAGSPRSLAEISYDQNMLLIEAMPDGELKDQSIQYVEAQLALAGSLDSMTEEQLLTTTVFGMSAYYLKSIDDYAVADIALGLDIPMLFMQGMSDWQVSYERDHGAWMDILDGKDNVRGVMYAGLNHLFCSPGQYDGDSSDYYLTQMTVNPTVIDDLAGFVLSV from the coding sequence ATGCAGAAGAACAACGTCAAGATCATGGCCGTCTCAGCGGTCGTGATCGTGATCTGCCTCCTCGCCTCATGGCAGTACACCTCCGTGGACGAGGATTCCGACGACTCCCGGCCGTTCGCCGAGGGTCTGATCGGAGGGGACGCGGCGGCCGCCTACGAGTTGTTCGCCCCCGAACTCAAGGCCGCCTACGAGCCCCTCGGTGGTGCCGAGTACTTCGGCGTCCTGCTGTCGACCCTCCAGTACTCCACCGAGCTGCAGTACGGACCGTACGTCTCCATCGGGGAGACCTACTCTCCTGAGAACGGTATCTCGTGCACGCCGATGACCTACACCTACTCCGGCGCCCTCGTCTGGACCCACACAGGCGATGACGGTGTGGACGCGTTCTACATCACGCCCAGGGAGCTGCCCAACGGGAACGCCGTCCCGGAGGGGATCGTCGAGACCCCCGTCCAGGTAGGAGCCGACGGGATGAAGCCTCTGGACGGGGTCATCTCGTCGTCCGGGACGTCCGACCACAGGGTCGCCGCCGTGCTCGTCTCCGGATCCGGGCCCCAGGGAATGGACTGCGTCTTCGGGGACAACAGGATCTTCCAGCAGATCGCCTGGGGCCTCGCCCAGCAGGGCGTCGACGTCCTCAGGTACGACGACAGGACCTACGCCTACCCGTGGGACTCGGTGGAGCTGGGGAACTCCCTGGACATCGGGTACGAGACAGTCGACGACGCCGTGTCCGCCGCAGCCCTCCTGAAGGGTATGGGGTACGAGAAGGTGATCCTCATCGGCCACAGCCTCGGAGGCATGATGGCCCCGGCCATCGTCCAGGAGTCGGACGGGCTGTACGACGGCATGGTCTCCTTGGCCGGAAGCCCCAGGAGCCTCGCCGAGATCTCCTACGACCAGAACATGCTGCTCATCGAGGCCATGCCAGACGGGGAGCTGAAGGACCAGAGCATCCAGTACGTGGAGGCGCAGCTGGCGCTCGCCGGATCGCTCGACTCCATGACCGAGGAGCAGCTCCTCACGACGACCGTGTTCGGCATGTCCGCATACTACCTGAAGTCAATCGACGACTACGCGGTGGCGGACATCGCGCTCGGGCTCGACATCCCCATGCTGTTCATGCAGGGCATGTCCGACTGGCAGGTCTCCTACGAGAGGGACCACGGCGCGTGGATGGACATCCTCGACGGGAAGGACAACGTCCGCGGCGTGATGTACGCGGGCCTGAACCACCTGTTCTGCTCGCCCGGCCAGTACGACGGCGACAGCTCGGACTACTACCTCACGCAGATGACGGTGAACCCGACGGTCATCGACGACCTGGCGGGATTCGTCCTGTCCGTCTGA
- a CDS encoding transcriptional regulator, whose product MTVKEDVIKAMKEAGKPMSAGEVEKATGIDRKEIDKAFKELKAEGAIVSPVRCKWEPAQ is encoded by the coding sequence ATGACAGTCAAAGAGGATGTCATCAAAGCCATGAAGGAGGCCGGCAAGCCCATGAGCGCCGGCGAGGTCGAGAAGGCCACGGGCATCGACAGGAAGGAGATCGACAAGGCGTTCAAGGAGCTCAAGGCCGAGGGCGCCATCGTGTCCCCCGTCAGGTGCAAGTGGGAGCCCGCCCAGTGA
- a CDS encoding citrate transporter codes for MEGAESVGARAAGFVKGQVVLVVSAVLAVASMILVPPSQEYVDYIDVRMLCILFCFMAVVAGMRECHLFGAVAARLLAGRRSLRSLCLILILLPFFCSMFITNDVALITFVPFTILVLGLAGEGRAILPVVVMQTVAANLGSMLLPFGNPQNLFIYSRYGVGTGEMVALLAPYVVVGGIVMCLMCARFATREVHVDISRDRDVRHRGFLALMVVLFALCILTVLRVLPWQAVLAVTVLAIGLTHRRVLARVDYGLLLTFVCLFVFTGNISHIDAVSSALEGLMSWEPMLASLGVSQVISNVPAATLLSGFADDWQGLLVGVDVGGFGTPIASMASMISLGFYSKLEGANTRRYLAWFTAANVAMVAVLVATYCVLNAL; via the coding sequence ATGGAGGGCGCGGAGTCCGTGGGGGCCAGGGCGGCGGGGTTCGTAAAGGGACAGGTTGTCCTAGTCGTCTCCGCCGTCCTCGCGGTCGCGTCCATGATCCTGGTGCCCCCGTCTCAGGAGTACGTCGACTACATCGACGTCCGCATGCTCTGCATCCTGTTCTGCTTCATGGCGGTGGTGGCGGGCATGAGGGAGTGCCACCTCTTCGGAGCGGTCGCCGCCCGCCTCCTGGCCGGGAGGCGCAGCCTCAGGTCCCTATGCCTGATACTGATCCTCCTGCCGTTCTTCTGCTCCATGTTCATCACCAACGACGTGGCGCTGATCACCTTCGTCCCGTTCACCATCCTGGTCCTGGGCCTGGCGGGCGAGGGGAGGGCGATCCTCCCCGTGGTGGTGATGCAGACCGTCGCCGCCAACCTCGGGAGCATGCTGCTTCCCTTCGGCAACCCGCAGAACCTGTTCATCTACTCCCGGTACGGGGTCGGGACCGGCGAGATGGTGGCGCTGCTTGCCCCGTACGTCGTGGTCGGCGGGATCGTCATGTGCCTGATGTGCGCCAGGTTCGCCACCCGCGAGGTCCACGTGGACATCAGCAGGGACAGGGACGTCCGCCACAGGGGGTTCCTGGCGCTGATGGTCGTCCTGTTCGCCCTGTGCATACTGACCGTCCTGCGCGTCCTCCCCTGGCAGGCCGTGCTTGCGGTGACGGTCCTGGCGATCGGCCTCACCCACCGCCGCGTCCTCGCCAGGGTGGACTACGGCCTGCTGCTGACCTTCGTCTGCCTGTTCGTCTTCACAGGCAACATATCCCACATCGACGCCGTCAGCTCCGCCCTGGAGGGCCTCATGTCGTGGGAGCCGATGCTCGCCTCGCTGGGAGTCAGCCAGGTCATCAGCAACGTCCCGGCGGCCACGCTGCTGTCCGGGTTCGCCGACGACTGGCAGGGGCTGCTCGTGGGGGTGGACGTGGGCGGGTTCGGGACGCCCATCGCATCGATGGCCAGCATGATATCCCTCGGGTTCTACTCCAAGCTGGAGGGCGCGAACACCAGGAGGTACCTGGCCTGGTTCACCGCAGCCAACGTCGCCATGGTGGCCGTCCTGGTGGCCACCTACTGCGTCCTGAACGCGCTCTGA